The following proteins come from a genomic window of Larimichthys crocea isolate SSNF chromosome XV, L_crocea_2.0, whole genome shotgun sequence:
- the LOC109141871 gene encoding uncharacterized protein LOC109141871 isoform X1: MRRMSSPANRSFPVTHSVPTGSYSNHSPPFPVCWLLLSSNLTVHIKMKILCLILFFHASLQLKCVKRKITAHVGGEFTHICKYDTKHLFSKKYWCRGESRNTCEILVDSDGGTRTAYAHRAEIKNERYWLFVKVRDLHFEDSGVYWVGIDKMYADIMASVNVVITEVPVSKPKLRPLSSQVDRPTCWGQPVTVRCGCEQGTGVRYTWYKSTQLEDTLLHDSADIHLQCGTLDKDSDYYCTAHNDISSDRSDILSVQVLMPAESSCIYVINMEGQPIYDCVDRMSTTLASTSPPLTTCQATLKIHSDTINQSSQINQTDQHLFLSRSWTGLPLWYTLLRWVCFASLLIFLCIIIKCTKARPKRVKRRGRVRSKHHPHLVR; this comes from the exons ATGCGTCGCATGTCTTCACCAGCAAACAGAAGCTTTCCTGTAACCCACAGTGTACCTACAGGAAGCTACAGTAACCACAGTCCACCATTTCCTGTGTGTTGGCTATTGTTGAGTTCGAATCTTACGGTTCACATCAAAATGAAGATTCTctgtctgattttgttttttcatg caagTCTTCAGCTCAAGTGTGTTAAACGAAAAATCACAGCACACGTTGGAGGTGAATTCACGCATATCTGCAAGTATGATACAAAGCACCTGTTCAGTAAAAAGTACTGGTGTCGAGGGGAGTCCAGAAACACCTGTGAGATTTTGGTGGATTCAGACGGTGGCACCAGAACTGCATATGCACACAGGGCTgagataaaaaatgaaagatattGGCTGTTTGTGAAAGTCAGAGATCTCCATTTTGAAGACAGTGGAGTGTACTGGGTCGGGATTGACAAAATGTATGCCGACATCATGGCCTCAGTTAATGTGGTCATCACTGAAG TTCCAGTATCTAAACCCAAACTTAGACCTTTGAGCTCCCAGGTGGACAGGCCAACATGCTGGGGGCAACCAGTGACAGTGCGCTGTGGTTGTGAACAGGGCACTGGCGTTCGGTACACTTGGTACAAAAGCACTCAGCTCGAGGACACCCTGCTCCACGACTCAGCAGACATACACCTGCAGTGTGGCACACTGGATAAGGACAGCGATTACTACTGTACTGCCCATAATGACATAAGCAGTGACCGGAGTGATATCCTCTCTGTGCAGGTTCTAATgcctgcagagagcagctgtatCTATGTCATCAATATGGAGG GCCAACCCATTTATGACTGTGTGGACAGAATGAGCACCACCTTGgcctccacctctccacctcTGACTACCTGCCAAGCTACACTGAAAATCCACTCTGACACAATAAACCAGTCttcacaaataaatcagactgaTCAACATCTGTTTCTCAGCAG atcatGGACAGGGTTACCGTTATGGTATACATTGCTGCGTTGGGTTTGTTTTGCATCCTTACTGATATTTCTATGCATTATAATCAAATGTACAAAAGCACGACCTAAACGTgtgaagaggaggggaagggtTCGTTCTAAGCACCATCCACATTTGGTTCGGTGa
- the LOC109141871 gene encoding uncharacterized protein LOC109141871 isoform X2, with the protein MYADIMASVNVVITEVPVSKPKLRPLSSQVDRPTCWGQPVTVRCGCEQGTGVRYTWYKSTQLEDTLLHDSADIHLQCGTLDKDSDYYCTAHNDISSDRSDILSVQVLMPAESSCIYVINMEGQPIYDCVDRMSTTLASTSPPLTTCQATLKIHSDTINQSSQINQTDQHLFLSRSWTGLPLWYTLLRWVCFASLLIFLCIIIKCTKARPKRVKRRGRVRSKHHPHLVR; encoded by the exons ATGTATGCCGACATCATGGCCTCAGTTAATGTGGTCATCACTGAAG TTCCAGTATCTAAACCCAAACTTAGACCTTTGAGCTCCCAGGTGGACAGGCCAACATGCTGGGGGCAACCAGTGACAGTGCGCTGTGGTTGTGAACAGGGCACTGGCGTTCGGTACACTTGGTACAAAAGCACTCAGCTCGAGGACACCCTGCTCCACGACTCAGCAGACATACACCTGCAGTGTGGCACACTGGATAAGGACAGCGATTACTACTGTACTGCCCATAATGACATAAGCAGTGACCGGAGTGATATCCTCTCTGTGCAGGTTCTAATgcctgcagagagcagctgtatCTATGTCATCAATATGGAGG GCCAACCCATTTATGACTGTGTGGACAGAATGAGCACCACCTTGgcctccacctctccacctcTGACTACCTGCCAAGCTACACTGAAAATCCACTCTGACACAATAAACCAGTCttcacaaataaatcagactgaTCAACATCTGTTTCTCAGCAG atcatGGACAGGGTTACCGTTATGGTATACATTGCTGCGTTGGGTTTGTTTTGCATCCTTACTGATATTTCTATGCATTATAATCAAATGTACAAAAGCACGACCTAAACGTgtgaagaggaggggaagggtTCGTTCTAAGCACCATCCACATTTGGTTCGGTGa
- the ptpn22 gene encoding tyrosine-protein phosphatase non-receptor type 22 isoform X1 yields the protein MEHQTWVLRNFLTQLERQEAVDKEATNGIAGEFARLKSQSTKYRTDKTFPTKTAEKQDNIKKNRYKDIVPFDHSRVKLTLTTTKNDTDYINASFIKGVSGSRAYIATQGPLPHTVLDFLRMLWEYNIKVVVMACREFEMGKKKCERYWPLKQEQPFVCEPFTVYCDSEEPKGDYLTRTLRVTYHNSSRTLQQLHYVNWPDHGVPDSIPPILEMLYEMRSYQAHDDVPICIHCSAGCGRTGALCVIDYTWNLLKKQMITPNFSIFDLVQNMRTQRPSVVQTKEQYELVYRTIRLLFERYLQSMDAQTGRNVVTMVPSTIAPDTESDLIDLSEELELLPQLQKLLDEERAALAQCHAPLPPASENLNAPGAKDKLRQQQQQWHLLQTVPEAFATTHDTQKEPRASPKPVRASQRAPAVEEAIQESNDIPPPKPPPAVVAVICHLVEDPYFDTPLSSPSSEEAPVDPVRDDKQWTVSSNQPLEPNSPVSGTVEIHIDEEVPPPLPQRTPESYVLAVDEEIPDLCERVMLTIPPNAAAEAVRELGGSPPSPVPPLPERTPESFELAVDQAPVEQKLEVTPAVDLNRIGTSSEWSGDSKPAAAASHSETKAWVRSKSLKAKMTFTVGSLAPVAHPDLGLSTTSNLQPFCPPLAPPLLTAQTEESDTPPLPDRTRESFILATEEVPEKTSLSPQPLETTTTTTTTRQHSSRVGLSSEWDGTSQPRSFLDVVKSRSKSVRAKGSRPALFVSTAEPLTAARQLPSPPAVVAEGGSAQVGHADLNHRSSLNIETSGNKSDKSSEKGMSRTKSLKFFRHKQKPKTAPPPPPSVGASSSVFRFGFGNRFSKPKGPRSYPETWV from the exons ATGGAGCATCAAACCTGGGTACTGAGGAACTTCCTAACCCAGCTGGAGAGACAGGAGGCTGTGGACAAGGAGGCAACAAATGGCATTGCTGGGGAGTTCGCA agacTGAAAAGTCAGTCAACTAAGTACCGCACTGACAAGACCTTCCCCACCAAGACCGCAGAAAAGCAGGATAACATCAAGAAGAACCGATACAAGGACATCGTTCCAT TTGACCATAGCAGAGTGAAGCTCACTCTCACCACGACTAAAAATGACACAGACTACATCAACGCCAGTTTCATCAAG GGAGTGTCCGGTTCCAGGGCCTACATTGCCACTCAGGGTCCTCTGCCTCACACAGTACTGGATTTCTTGAGGATGCTTTGGGAGTACAACATAAAG GTCGTAGTGATGGCCTGTCGAGAATTTGAGATGGGAAAG aAAAAGTGTGAGCGCTACTGGCCCCTGAAACAAGAGCAGCCATTTGTTTGTGAGCCTTTTACAGTTTACTGT gATTCTGAGGAACCTAAAGGAGATTATCTGACAAGGACATTACGGGTGACTTATCACAAC tCTAGCCGAACTTTGCAACAGCTGCATTATGTCAACTGGCCAGATCACGGCGTGCCAGACTCCATCCCTCCCATTTTGGAAATGTTGTACGAGATGCGTTCCTATCAAGCCCATGATGACGTGCCCATTTGCATCCACTGCAG TGCCGGCTGCGGGCGAACAGGAGCCCTGTGTGTGATCGATTATACCTGGAACCTCCTGAAGAAACAG ATGATCACTCCAAATTTCAGTATCTTTGACTTGGTTCAAAACATGAGAACCCAGAGGCCTTCGGTGGTTCAAACCAAG GAACAATACGAGCTGGTCTACAGAACCATCAGGTTACTATTTGAGAGATACCTGCAGTCCATGGACGCACAGACCGGCAGAAATGTG GTGACAATGGTCCCATCTACTATCGCACCTGACACTGAAAGCGATCTCATCGACCTGAGCGAAGAGTTGGAACTGCTGCCACAGCTCCAGAAACTGCTGGACGAGGAAAGAGCAGCTTTAGCACAATGCCACGCACCCTTACCCCCCGCTTCAGAAAATCTCAACGCCCCGGGAGCCAAGGACAAGCTGaggcagcaacagcaacaatgGCACCTGCTCCAGACCGTTCCCGAGGCTTTCGCCACCACCCACGACACGCAAAAAGAACCCAGGGCCTCGCCCAAACCGGTGCGAGCCAGCCAGAGAGCCCCTGCAGTAGAAGAGGCGATACAGGAGAGTAATGACATACCACCACCGAAGCCTCCACCGGCCGTGGTAGCGGTCATTTGTCACTTGGTGGAAGACCCCTACTTTGACACTCCATTGTCATCCCCGTCATCAGAGGAGGCACCAGTGGACCCTGTGAGAGACGACAAACAATGGACAGTTAGCTCTAACCAGCCACTGGAGCCTAACTCTCCTGTCTCAG GTACTGTTGAAATCCATATAGATGAGGAGGTACCTCCTCCCCTACCTCAGCGAACCCCTGAATCCTACGTACTGGCTGTGGATGAAG AGATTCCAGATCTGTGTGAAAGGGTAATGCTCACCATTCCACCTAATGCTGCTGCCGAGGCTGTCAGGGAGTTGGGAG GCAGTCCCCCCTCACCCGTCCCACCGCTCCCAGAGAGAACTCCAGAATCGTTTGAGCTGGCTGTCGATCAAG CTCCCGTGGAGCAGAAGTTAGAGGTCACGCCTGCGGTGGATCTGAACAGAATAGGAACGTCTTCAGAATGGTCGGGTGACTCAAAGCCAGCCGCCGCTGCGTCTCACAGCGAAACAAAAGCTTGGGTGAGGAGTAAG AGTCTGAAAGCCAAAATGACCTTTACAG TGGGATCTTTAGCACCAGTAGCACATCCTGATCTTGGACTAAGTACAACTTCAAACCTCCAGCCTTTCTGTCCACCTCTGGCTCCTCCACTGCTCACTGCTCAAA CTGAGGAGAGCGACACCCCTCCCCTGCCTGACAGAACCCGAGAGTCCTTCATCCTGGCCACAGAAGAGG TTCCCGAAAAAACAAGCCTCAGCCCGCAGCCtttagaaacaacaacaacaacaacaacaacaaggcagCACTCATCAAGGGTGGGCCTGTCATCTGAGTGGGATGGCACCTCTCAGCCCAGGAGCTTCCTTGACGTTGTAAAGAGCAGGAGCAAG AGTGTTCGAGCCAAAGGTTCAAGACCCG CACTTTTTGTTTCTACTGCAGAGCCCCTCACTGCAGCTCGGCAGCTCCCCTCACCTCCTGCGGTCGTGGCTGAAGGAGGAAGTG CACAAGTGGGACATGCTGATCTGAACCACAGGTCCTCTCTGAACATCGAGACATCAGgaaacaaatcagacaaaagCAGCGAGAAGGGCATGTCTAGAACAAAG AGTTTGAAGtttttcagacacaaacaaaaac CGAAAACTGCCCCTCCGCCACCTCCATCAGTCGGTGCCTCATCATCAGTGTTCAGATTTG GATTTGGGAACCGTTTCAGTAAACCAAAAGGACCCAGGAGTTACCCAGAGACCTGGGTTTGA
- the ptpn22 gene encoding tyrosine-protein phosphatase non-receptor type 22 isoform X3, translating into MEHQTWVLRNFLTQLERQEAVDKEATNGIAGEFARLKSQSTKYRTDKTFPTKTAEKQDNIKKNRYKDIVPFDHSRVKLTLTTTKNDTDYINASFIKGVSGSRAYIATQGPLPHTVLDFLRMLWEYNIKVVVMACREFEMGKKKCERYWPLKQEQPFVCEPFTVYCDSEEPKGDYLTRTLRVTYHNSSRTLQQLHYVNWPDHGVPDSIPPILEMLYEMRSYQAHDDVPICIHCSAGCGRTGALCVIDYTWNLLKKQMITPNFSIFDLVQNMRTQRPSVVQTKEQYELVYRTIRLLFERYLQSMDAQTGRNVVTMVPSTIAPDTESDLIDLSEELELLPQLQKLLDEERAALAQCHAPLPPASENLNAPGAKDKLRQQQQQWHLLQTVPEAFATTHDTQKEPRASPKPVRASQRAPAVEEAIQESNDIPPPKPPPAVVAVICHLVEDPYFDTPLSSPSSEEAPVDPVRDDKQWTVSSNQPLEPNSPVSGTVEIHIDEEVPPPLPQRTPESYVLAVDEEIPDLCERVMLTIPPNAAAEAVRELGGSPPSPVPPLPERTPESFELAVDQAPVEQKLEVTPAVDLNRIGTSSEWSGDSKPAAAASHSETKAWVRSKSLKAKMTFTAHPDLGLSTTSNLQPFCPPLAPPLLTAQTEESDTPPLPDRTRESFILATEEVPEKTSLSPQPLETTTTTTTTRQHSSRVGLSSEWDGTSQPRSFLDVVKSRSKSVRAKGSRPALFVSTAEPLTAARQLPSPPAVVAEGGSAQVGHADLNHRSSLNIETSGNKSDKSSEKGMSRTKSLKFFRHKQKPKTAPPPPPSVGASSSVFRFGFGNRFSKPKGPRSYPETWV; encoded by the exons ATGGAGCATCAAACCTGGGTACTGAGGAACTTCCTAACCCAGCTGGAGAGACAGGAGGCTGTGGACAAGGAGGCAACAAATGGCATTGCTGGGGAGTTCGCA agacTGAAAAGTCAGTCAACTAAGTACCGCACTGACAAGACCTTCCCCACCAAGACCGCAGAAAAGCAGGATAACATCAAGAAGAACCGATACAAGGACATCGTTCCAT TTGACCATAGCAGAGTGAAGCTCACTCTCACCACGACTAAAAATGACACAGACTACATCAACGCCAGTTTCATCAAG GGAGTGTCCGGTTCCAGGGCCTACATTGCCACTCAGGGTCCTCTGCCTCACACAGTACTGGATTTCTTGAGGATGCTTTGGGAGTACAACATAAAG GTCGTAGTGATGGCCTGTCGAGAATTTGAGATGGGAAAG aAAAAGTGTGAGCGCTACTGGCCCCTGAAACAAGAGCAGCCATTTGTTTGTGAGCCTTTTACAGTTTACTGT gATTCTGAGGAACCTAAAGGAGATTATCTGACAAGGACATTACGGGTGACTTATCACAAC tCTAGCCGAACTTTGCAACAGCTGCATTATGTCAACTGGCCAGATCACGGCGTGCCAGACTCCATCCCTCCCATTTTGGAAATGTTGTACGAGATGCGTTCCTATCAAGCCCATGATGACGTGCCCATTTGCATCCACTGCAG TGCCGGCTGCGGGCGAACAGGAGCCCTGTGTGTGATCGATTATACCTGGAACCTCCTGAAGAAACAG ATGATCACTCCAAATTTCAGTATCTTTGACTTGGTTCAAAACATGAGAACCCAGAGGCCTTCGGTGGTTCAAACCAAG GAACAATACGAGCTGGTCTACAGAACCATCAGGTTACTATTTGAGAGATACCTGCAGTCCATGGACGCACAGACCGGCAGAAATGTG GTGACAATGGTCCCATCTACTATCGCACCTGACACTGAAAGCGATCTCATCGACCTGAGCGAAGAGTTGGAACTGCTGCCACAGCTCCAGAAACTGCTGGACGAGGAAAGAGCAGCTTTAGCACAATGCCACGCACCCTTACCCCCCGCTTCAGAAAATCTCAACGCCCCGGGAGCCAAGGACAAGCTGaggcagcaacagcaacaatgGCACCTGCTCCAGACCGTTCCCGAGGCTTTCGCCACCACCCACGACACGCAAAAAGAACCCAGGGCCTCGCCCAAACCGGTGCGAGCCAGCCAGAGAGCCCCTGCAGTAGAAGAGGCGATACAGGAGAGTAATGACATACCACCACCGAAGCCTCCACCGGCCGTGGTAGCGGTCATTTGTCACTTGGTGGAAGACCCCTACTTTGACACTCCATTGTCATCCCCGTCATCAGAGGAGGCACCAGTGGACCCTGTGAGAGACGACAAACAATGGACAGTTAGCTCTAACCAGCCACTGGAGCCTAACTCTCCTGTCTCAG GTACTGTTGAAATCCATATAGATGAGGAGGTACCTCCTCCCCTACCTCAGCGAACCCCTGAATCCTACGTACTGGCTGTGGATGAAG AGATTCCAGATCTGTGTGAAAGGGTAATGCTCACCATTCCACCTAATGCTGCTGCCGAGGCTGTCAGGGAGTTGGGAG GCAGTCCCCCCTCACCCGTCCCACCGCTCCCAGAGAGAACTCCAGAATCGTTTGAGCTGGCTGTCGATCAAG CTCCCGTGGAGCAGAAGTTAGAGGTCACGCCTGCGGTGGATCTGAACAGAATAGGAACGTCTTCAGAATGGTCGGGTGACTCAAAGCCAGCCGCCGCTGCGTCTCACAGCGAAACAAAAGCTTGGGTGAGGAGTAAG AGTCTGAAAGCCAAAATGACCTTTACAG CACATCCTGATCTTGGACTAAGTACAACTTCAAACCTCCAGCCTTTCTGTCCACCTCTGGCTCCTCCACTGCTCACTGCTCAAA CTGAGGAGAGCGACACCCCTCCCCTGCCTGACAGAACCCGAGAGTCCTTCATCCTGGCCACAGAAGAGG TTCCCGAAAAAACAAGCCTCAGCCCGCAGCCtttagaaacaacaacaacaacaacaacaacaaggcagCACTCATCAAGGGTGGGCCTGTCATCTGAGTGGGATGGCACCTCTCAGCCCAGGAGCTTCCTTGACGTTGTAAAGAGCAGGAGCAAG AGTGTTCGAGCCAAAGGTTCAAGACCCG CACTTTTTGTTTCTACTGCAGAGCCCCTCACTGCAGCTCGGCAGCTCCCCTCACCTCCTGCGGTCGTGGCTGAAGGAGGAAGTG CACAAGTGGGACATGCTGATCTGAACCACAGGTCCTCTCTGAACATCGAGACATCAGgaaacaaatcagacaaaagCAGCGAGAAGGGCATGTCTAGAACAAAG AGTTTGAAGtttttcagacacaaacaaaaac CGAAAACTGCCCCTCCGCCACCTCCATCAGTCGGTGCCTCATCATCAGTGTTCAGATTTG GATTTGGGAACCGTTTCAGTAAACCAAAAGGACCCAGGAGTTACCCAGAGACCTGGGTTTGA
- the ptpn22 gene encoding tyrosine-protein phosphatase non-receptor type 22 isoform X2, with translation MEHQTWVLRNFLTQLERQEAVDKEATNGIAGEFARLKSQSTKYRTDKTFPTKTAEKQDNIKKNRYKDIVPFDHSRVKLTLTTTKNDTDYINASFIKGVSGSRAYIATQGPLPHTVLDFLRMLWEYNIKVVVMACREFEMGKKKCERYWPLKQEQPFVCEPFTVYCDSEEPKGDYLTRTLRVTYHNSSRTLQQLHYVNWPDHGVPDSIPPILEMLYEMRSYQAHDDVPICIHCSAGCGRTGALCVIDYTWNLLKKQMITPNFSIFDLVQNMRTQRPSVVQTKEQYELVYRTIRLLFERYLQSMDAQTGRNVVTMVPSTIAPDTESDLIDLSEELELLPQLQKLLDEERAALAQCHAPLPPASENLNAPGAKDKLRQQQQQWHLLQTVPEAFATTHDTQKEPRASPKPVRASQRAPAVEEAIQESNDIPPPKPPPAVVAVICHLVEDPYFDTPLSSPSSEEAPVDPVRDDKQWTVSSNQPLEPNSPVSGTVEIHIDEEVPPPLPQRTPESYVLAVDEEIPDLCERVMLTIPPNAAAEAVRELGGSPPSPVPPLPERTPESFELAVDQAPVEQKLEVTPAVDLNRIGTSSEWSGDSKPAAAASHSETKAWVRSKSLKAKMTFTAPVAHPDLGLSTTSNLQPFCPPLAPPLLTAQTEESDTPPLPDRTRESFILATEEVPEKTSLSPQPLETTTTTTTTRQHSSRVGLSSEWDGTSQPRSFLDVVKSRSKSVRAKGSRPALFVSTAEPLTAARQLPSPPAVVAEGGSAQVGHADLNHRSSLNIETSGNKSDKSSEKGMSRTKSLKFFRHKQKPKTAPPPPPSVGASSSVFRFGFGNRFSKPKGPRSYPETWV, from the exons ATGGAGCATCAAACCTGGGTACTGAGGAACTTCCTAACCCAGCTGGAGAGACAGGAGGCTGTGGACAAGGAGGCAACAAATGGCATTGCTGGGGAGTTCGCA agacTGAAAAGTCAGTCAACTAAGTACCGCACTGACAAGACCTTCCCCACCAAGACCGCAGAAAAGCAGGATAACATCAAGAAGAACCGATACAAGGACATCGTTCCAT TTGACCATAGCAGAGTGAAGCTCACTCTCACCACGACTAAAAATGACACAGACTACATCAACGCCAGTTTCATCAAG GGAGTGTCCGGTTCCAGGGCCTACATTGCCACTCAGGGTCCTCTGCCTCACACAGTACTGGATTTCTTGAGGATGCTTTGGGAGTACAACATAAAG GTCGTAGTGATGGCCTGTCGAGAATTTGAGATGGGAAAG aAAAAGTGTGAGCGCTACTGGCCCCTGAAACAAGAGCAGCCATTTGTTTGTGAGCCTTTTACAGTTTACTGT gATTCTGAGGAACCTAAAGGAGATTATCTGACAAGGACATTACGGGTGACTTATCACAAC tCTAGCCGAACTTTGCAACAGCTGCATTATGTCAACTGGCCAGATCACGGCGTGCCAGACTCCATCCCTCCCATTTTGGAAATGTTGTACGAGATGCGTTCCTATCAAGCCCATGATGACGTGCCCATTTGCATCCACTGCAG TGCCGGCTGCGGGCGAACAGGAGCCCTGTGTGTGATCGATTATACCTGGAACCTCCTGAAGAAACAG ATGATCACTCCAAATTTCAGTATCTTTGACTTGGTTCAAAACATGAGAACCCAGAGGCCTTCGGTGGTTCAAACCAAG GAACAATACGAGCTGGTCTACAGAACCATCAGGTTACTATTTGAGAGATACCTGCAGTCCATGGACGCACAGACCGGCAGAAATGTG GTGACAATGGTCCCATCTACTATCGCACCTGACACTGAAAGCGATCTCATCGACCTGAGCGAAGAGTTGGAACTGCTGCCACAGCTCCAGAAACTGCTGGACGAGGAAAGAGCAGCTTTAGCACAATGCCACGCACCCTTACCCCCCGCTTCAGAAAATCTCAACGCCCCGGGAGCCAAGGACAAGCTGaggcagcaacagcaacaatgGCACCTGCTCCAGACCGTTCCCGAGGCTTTCGCCACCACCCACGACACGCAAAAAGAACCCAGGGCCTCGCCCAAACCGGTGCGAGCCAGCCAGAGAGCCCCTGCAGTAGAAGAGGCGATACAGGAGAGTAATGACATACCACCACCGAAGCCTCCACCGGCCGTGGTAGCGGTCATTTGTCACTTGGTGGAAGACCCCTACTTTGACACTCCATTGTCATCCCCGTCATCAGAGGAGGCACCAGTGGACCCTGTGAGAGACGACAAACAATGGACAGTTAGCTCTAACCAGCCACTGGAGCCTAACTCTCCTGTCTCAG GTACTGTTGAAATCCATATAGATGAGGAGGTACCTCCTCCCCTACCTCAGCGAACCCCTGAATCCTACGTACTGGCTGTGGATGAAG AGATTCCAGATCTGTGTGAAAGGGTAATGCTCACCATTCCACCTAATGCTGCTGCCGAGGCTGTCAGGGAGTTGGGAG GCAGTCCCCCCTCACCCGTCCCACCGCTCCCAGAGAGAACTCCAGAATCGTTTGAGCTGGCTGTCGATCAAG CTCCCGTGGAGCAGAAGTTAGAGGTCACGCCTGCGGTGGATCTGAACAGAATAGGAACGTCTTCAGAATGGTCGGGTGACTCAAAGCCAGCCGCCGCTGCGTCTCACAGCGAAACAAAAGCTTGGGTGAGGAGTAAG AGTCTGAAAGCCAAAATGACCTTTACAG CACCAGTAGCACATCCTGATCTTGGACTAAGTACAACTTCAAACCTCCAGCCTTTCTGTCCACCTCTGGCTCCTCCACTGCTCACTGCTCAAA CTGAGGAGAGCGACACCCCTCCCCTGCCTGACAGAACCCGAGAGTCCTTCATCCTGGCCACAGAAGAGG TTCCCGAAAAAACAAGCCTCAGCCCGCAGCCtttagaaacaacaacaacaacaacaacaacaaggcagCACTCATCAAGGGTGGGCCTGTCATCTGAGTGGGATGGCACCTCTCAGCCCAGGAGCTTCCTTGACGTTGTAAAGAGCAGGAGCAAG AGTGTTCGAGCCAAAGGTTCAAGACCCG CACTTTTTGTTTCTACTGCAGAGCCCCTCACTGCAGCTCGGCAGCTCCCCTCACCTCCTGCGGTCGTGGCTGAAGGAGGAAGTG CACAAGTGGGACATGCTGATCTGAACCACAGGTCCTCTCTGAACATCGAGACATCAGgaaacaaatcagacaaaagCAGCGAGAAGGGCATGTCTAGAACAAAG AGTTTGAAGtttttcagacacaaacaaaaac CGAAAACTGCCCCTCCGCCACCTCCATCAGTCGGTGCCTCATCATCAGTGTTCAGATTTG GATTTGGGAACCGTTTCAGTAAACCAAAAGGACCCAGGAGTTACCCAGAGACCTGGGTTTGA